One stretch of Chitinophaga pendula DNA includes these proteins:
- a CDS encoding putative quinol monooxygenase: protein MIIRIVKMDFAPEHTGTFEALFERQRNQIRQFPGCRHLELWREAAGSSIYFTYSHWDGPEALETYRASTLFRETWAATKILFQGKPHAWSVTQQVVCD, encoded by the coding sequence ATGATCATTCGTATTGTAAAAATGGACTTTGCCCCGGAGCATACCGGGACCTTCGAGGCGCTTTTCGAGCGGCAGCGTAACCAAATCCGGCAGTTTCCCGGCTGCAGACACCTGGAGTTGTGGCGGGAGGCTGCCGGCAGCAGCATTTATTTCACCTACAGTCATTGGGATGGGCCGGAGGCTTTAGAAACATACAGGGCCTCTACCCTATTCCGCGAGACCTGGGCAGCCACCAAAATATTGTTCCAGGGGAAACCCCATGCATGGAGCGTAACACAACAGGTGGTCTGTGACTAA